The DNA region AGTTTTCTTCACAGTCGACCCCAAGAATCGCTTCAACTTTTGCGTTCTCTTCCGAACCCTGCCAACAGACACGTCCCCGTCTGGCGGTATACTAGACATTTTACTGTCAACGCTTTCCTCGTCactctctttttctttctccaGACTAGAGTTACTTATATATTCTGAAGTGAGTCTCATAATGTGAAGTGACAAAGGGTTAATACACTGCGGTAACTTATCTTCTGCTATACTCAATGGCACTCTTTCCCCAGTGTCTAAATTCAACACAGTCACTTGTTCCAGAATTTCCTAAACAAACACGTGCATATAAATGTTAATACCCAAACGTTCGAAATCATCGtggggtaaacgatacagttattgaccagggtacagaagttgaccacttcaaatttctgccgCCATAGTCCAATGAACCTGCGGGTTTCCGCATCAATGGTTTTTCAGAAAAGACAGTCCTACCTTTCGTTTCAATCCacaatcgatgatttcagtacaAGCGTTCCGCCGCGAGATCGTCGGAAAGGAAAACGCGTAATTTCAACTCTCACAGAAAGTAAAGGCTTGGCGGGCCTCTTTAGAGCGGCTACTTCTTTAATGACTGTATAATCATTGTTcaattttgtttgccgtgaATCCCATTAATCATAATAGATGCCAAGGGCCCAATGTTAACATTCGTCATACGCCTTAGATCTTTGAAAGCACGGGGCAATTCTGCCCTGCTTTTATATGATTTCGGGTATCCACCTCCGATgacttctgatttttcattgGTCCGGAGATCAGTGCGGTAATTCGAGGATCAAAGGCGCTTCAAagggaaaaaaatgaaaaaagcaaaagaagaaaaagatagaGCCAAAGAGatgcaaagagaagaagaaaagaaagagcagatgagagagaaatctaagacgtcaaaaataaaaaacgaatgAGAAGCCAACGAGACCGCGGCGAAGTGCACGACATACGTCGTGAAGGGTGCACATGAAACACACCCTGCTCCAAGACAATAtgtctttgattttgatatGTTGACAAATGGTGTTAAAAAACAgtgattttaaagtaaaaaatatgccattttcttttacATTCAACAAGTGGTCGACAACTGTACCTGGACCGGTCAATAACTACaattttaaattacatttctttataatagcataacatcgaaactactgatttctcaaagtttctttggtgttataatcatcttcAATACTTCTCTTTCCGCCAGGTATAACAAAAAACTGaaggtggtcaactactgtatcgtttaTCCTATCTAATATCTCAATTAATTCCGTACCATGTCCGTCAGACGTTTCCCAGAATCCGTCCTCGTTCTCACGAACATATTCAACTGCTTCACCATATCTTGATCACCAGCTGACTTCCGCCTCTCTTTCGAGCCTGGAGGGCTCACGCCCGTAAATTTGTGAGGACCTAAAGAATAACGGCCGATGCTGTTGCTGGACATGGATCCTAACGGGCTACTGGATTTATCACTCGATTTCACACTCATCAATTCGGCCTTTACTCTTTCTATTCTCTCCAGCTCCTCAGCCGATGGTCCCTCCGCTTTTGATTTATCTTCGTCCTACACACAAGCCGAAACGCTAAATGTTTATATTACATACAATGCGCTGAACTATGTTTAAAGAAACATTCAAAGGAACATACTTGTGGCTTAACGACATATTGTCCCTTTGTAGCAGATCGAATATCAAGAGAGTGCTCGAATTCTCTAGTGATCGATTCAATGGTACTCGCTGGACTTGGTAACGGCGAAGCAGGCAGCACTGATTCTGCCGCGGAAGGCTAGAATCAGAAGTACACGTTTATTTGTTATACTCCACTATTTCCCCGAGGATTTCAGAAAGCATTGATATAAGGACATGGATATCGTACAGCAAGGTCAGTAGGTGTCTGAGCTTTTGATTTCTTTTTACGTCTCGGCGGTGCAACAGGTATACCGACCGCAGTGACGTCTTCGCTTGACTTCCCATTATTCTTTGTACTAGCGATGACGTCGGGCTCTTGAAGCATAACAGTCTTATCATTTTGCGAGTGAGGACCGTATTTGGACCTATTGTTAGCAGAGGATTCCTGAAGGATATCCCCTGATAACGTAAGGATGCTGGACGACTGGGACACCTTACCAGACGCCGTGTCCTCGTCTTTGCTCGCGATACTAGCGATAGAAGACATCTGGCTTTCGCGGGTAAGGACGGCAGGAGGAGGGCACGGGGCTACACTCGCCGTCAGCACAGCGGAGGCGCTGTCCCCGACTCCGGCTAAAATTCGACCTACTCGCCCCAAAGACGTCATACTTTGTAGGCTAAGAGTATCGTGTTCTATGATTCTAAACGGGTGAGTAGTCTTCGAAGGGGTGGGATAGACACCCTCGATGGATGACGTCTGACTATCCGGAGGGGAACTATTAATCGGGATATCGTCATCCTCCGTTTGCATGCGCTGTCGAAGCTCGCGAAACCTCCTCCTGCCCACAATTTTGTCTGTGCTCGATTCCTTTCCATCTTCCTCCTAAAAGAACGTGTACCTTTCATTAAAAGTGTGACGCGGTATAAAATGCAGAGAAGCTTCATACCGATAGGTACTCACGGGTTTATCTTTACTAGGTATAGATTCTACGGTTACATGTTCCTTTGGTTCTACAATTGGTTTAGGTTCAGCAGGTTTCAGAAAAACATCGTCGCCTAGTTTTTTGGACGCGTCTGAGGAGTCCTTATTCTGTACCTCAATACTGATGCAATCACGTGGTTTacttttcctataaaaattgaaCAACTCGTTTAGAGAGGAAAGCTTTATTTTCTGATATCAGATACCAGTTTGATAAGTGATAGACTGATTATTGTCAATATACTTGTTGATAGAAAACTACAGATTCGGAAATAGTAAAATGTTGAAATCTCTATCGTGAAGTGGCGtctaaattaaaatacataaCGATATAGGCTCATTGTAAGTacgtatattttaataaaaaaaaaaaaacacgatacATTAAACAATTCGGCTATCTTTAAAGTATATGATCGTATCTTTACAATACATGATACAGGATAAAATgttcttttttcaaatttccggAACTACGGTGCCGACGATATAGAGCCCTAAGAAACTTGCAAATGCCGGCCCTGAAATAACTGCATACAATGATAAAAACGATTGCATGGAAGTGCTTGAGTTTCGGTCACCTAACCAAAGATAATTAGTCAGGGAACGTAATacgagggaaaaaaaaaggcAGACATGGGAAAAATGATCTAGAACGAACTTCCGTCCGTACGAAAGATGTTGAGGGGGGGGGCGTAGCGAGCGGAAGAAAATGAGAATCGTGAATTGAAGTTCGTGGTAGCTGTTATCCAATAAATACACGGGCGGGCATAATTGTGAATGCTATATGCAGGAGTGATTTACATGAAGCGTATAGAGTGAATAAGATATTATCTAAGATCTCGAACACATCACATGACAAGTGGGGGGGCTGATAAAGTTACCGTGAGCTGCGGTGGAAAGTATCGTCCTCCGCGTCAAAGAATTCTTCGGAATCGCTGCTTCCAGACATTGTCGCCTGCACTGAATGATTTGTGATAATACTATTGTCCGCATCGGTGCTGTCAAGGCGCGTCACGCGTCTCGCAAAGTCGCGAATACTAGGGCCAGGCAGAAGCGGCTGCAGGTTCGCGAACGGCACGAAGAAATCATGATTTAACTTCTTAGAGCGGTTACACAAGTGTGCACAGCTCTCTGCTGTACGCGCTGGTGCGTATTTCAATTATCCTAGTTCTTTCGATCGCGGATTAGCGGCGCGAAAGTGGCAGCACTGCCATCGCCCGTCCAATAAACCCGCCGCGTCATGGAAAAGAGCCGCGCGATTGGTGAACAGCGAATTCGCAGCCACGAACTCGTGCAGCTGCCCGCTCGCCAGCATGCCTGCTGCAAAGGAGGCGAGCCGTCACACAAAAGCAAGATGGAGGATCTCACAGTCGAAGTATGCGGCGAAAACGGAGTATATTATAAGGTTCGTTTtgtgaaaagtatacaaaaaacaGGGCGGCAGATCGAGGCCGCGGATAGACCAACTCACGGTCCATGGCGGGGCTCTAATCTCGCGGGAGAGACGTCCGTACTTCGCGAAAGCGCGGCCCTCAAATGTTCGCGAGGTAACGCGGCTTCCTCCGACGCCA from Andrena cerasifolii isolate SP2316 chromosome 10, iyAndCera1_principal, whole genome shotgun sequence includes:
- the LOC143374379 gene encoding WD repeat-containing protein 44; amino-acid sequence: MSGSSDSEEFFDAEDDTFHRSSRKSKPRDCISIEVQNKDSSDASKKLGDDVFLKPAEPKPIVEPKEHVTVESIPSKDKPEEDGKESSTDKIVGRRRFRELRQRMQTEDDDIPINSSPPDSQTSSIEGVYPTPSKTTHPFRIIEHDTLSLQSMTSLGRVGRILAGVGDSASAVLTASVAPCPPPAVLTRESQMSSIASIASKDEDTASGKVSQSSSILTLSGDILQESSANNRSKYGPHSQNDKTVMLQEPDVIASTKNNGKSSEDVTAVGIPVAPPRRKKKSKAQTPTDLAPSAAESVLPASPLPSPASTIESITREFEHSLDIRSATKGQYVVKPQDEDKSKAEGPSAEELERIERVKAELMSVKSSDKSSSPLGSMSSNSIGRYSLGPHKFTGVSPPGSKERRKSAGDQDMVKQLNMFVRTRTDSGKRLTDMEILEQVTVLNLDTGERVPLSIAEDKLPQCINPLSLHIMRLTSEYISNSSLEKEKESDEESVDSKMSSIPPDGDVSVGRVRKRTQKLKRFLGSTVKKTMDKAKSIAQEVSHARHKEDVMDIVDEVYPGEQQYIKLKASNSHKGPYEFSCLQHVQDLGGEHVGPVWCMKFSACGRLLATAGQDRVLRIWVLRDAFTYFQDMRTKYNAEKVSPTPSQESLVSQQSMEDPNVVASAFSEIEGTKSPFMPKPFCTYTGHTSDLLDVAWSKNYFVLSSSMDKTVRLWHISRKECLCCFQHIDFVTAIVFHPRDDRYFLSGSLDGKLRLWNIPDKKVAVWNEVDGHTKLITAANFCQNGKFAVVGSYDGRCIFYNTDQLKYHTQIHVRSTRGKNSTGRKISGIEPMPGEDKILVTSNDSRIRLYDLRDLNLSCKYKGYVNVSSQIKASFSPDGQYIVSGSENQCIYIWKTHHDYSKFSSVRRDRNDFWEGIKAHNAVVTCAVFAPNPDSIIKQIEEREQWEGKEDVKNLASSTVDVPPVDPVVEQRTKGCGGHVLVSADFNGCIKVFLNKTKPKHSSLPASALA